One genomic window of Solea solea chromosome 12, fSolSol10.1, whole genome shotgun sequence includes the following:
- the LOC131469765 gene encoding kinesin-like protein KIF21A isoform X5 produces the protein MTTGQDESSVRVALRIRPQLARERIEGCHICTCVMPGEPQVILGKDKSFTYDYVFDMDSQQDAIYSTCTEKLIEGCFEGYNATVFAYGQTGSGKTYTMGTGFDVNIAEEELGIVPRAVHHLFKSIEQRRQAAQEQGRPMPEFKINAQFLELYNEEVLDLFDSTRDMKQKSHIKIHEDATGGIYTVGVTTRTVSSEAEMMQCLKLGALSRTTASTQMNVQSSRSHAIFTIHLCQVRVCASDNQENETDNRVSNGNSEMDEYETLTAKFHFVDLAGSERLKRTGATGDRAKEGISINCGLLALGNVISALGDRSRRSSHVPYRDSKLTRLLQDSLGGNSQTVMIACISPSDRDFMETLSTLKYANRARNIKNKVMVNQDKASQQISALRTEIARLQMELMEYKAGKRMVGEDGVESFSDMFHENTMLHTENSNLRVRVKAMQETIDAQRARLTQLLSDQANQVLARAGEGGTEEIGNMIQSYIKEIEDLRAKLLESEAVNENLRKNLSRASNRQSLYGGSGSFSSSLLAPEKETSDIIELAKKDLEKLKKREKKKKKRLQQLLEEREMEEREEVVEEVEDASVNKEEIPDNEQEKGIEKEMTERVSADAEMEIQEASDHEEGEEEEEEEEEEMDVEESSDDSDSESDEKENFQADLANITCEIAIKQKLIDELENSQRRLHTLKQQYEQKLMMLQCKIRDTQLERDRVLQNMNSVETGTEDKTRKIKVEYEKKLSVMNKELHKLQSAQKEHARLLKNQSQYEKQLKKLQMDVAEMKKTKVRLMKQMKEQQEKNRMNESRRNREIATLKKDQRKQEHQLKLLEAQKRQQELILRRKTEEVTALRRQARPTSGKVIRKVSLPEPAAQDSAHRPPSGRMYSSGNAAPNGTRSYYRRTVGIYSTRVARNKWQCLERRICDIIMQRMTISNMEADMNRLLKQREELTKRKEKVLRKKDRLTREGAELEKAVPPLNEEVDALTANIDYINDSIADCQANIMQMEETKEEGDTLDISAVIGSCTLGESRFLLDHFMTMAINKGLQAAQKESQVKVMEGRLKQTEITSATQNQLLFHMLKEKAEFNPELDALLGNALQELGNIPAENGDDSSSDESAQSPSAEGTTLASDLMKLCGETKTRNKARRRTTTQMELLYANSDSVPEAPTADFSSPMLLLAETPDGGGDMDTSGSSVRDYTALSPGFSSKMGSMGVINPVPSTKSSRSATLQCVHVAEGHTKAVLCVDCTDDLLFTGSKDRTCKVWNLVTGQEIMSLAGHPNNVVSVRYSSSLVFTVSTSCIKVWDIRDSAKCIRTLTSSGQVNVGDISASNTSRTVTIPPGENQINEIALNPNGSVLYAAAGNSVRVWDLRRFASTGKLTGHLGPVMCLTVDQSGSNQDLVITGSKDHYIKLFEVTECSLGSIGPTHNFEPPHYDGIESLVVQGDFFFSGSRDNGIKKWDLDRKDLLQQVPNAHRDWVCALGVVPGSPALLSGCRGGVLKLWHTDTLGALGELKGHESPINSISTNSSHLFTASDDRTVKIWRARGGLDSTSEVVDNADEVASN, from the exons ATGACGACGGGACAGGACGAAAGCTCAGTCCGCGTGGCACTGAG GATTCGTCCTCAGTTGGCCAGGGAGAGGATCGAAGGATGTCACATCTGTACATGTGTGATGCCCGGGGAGCCTCAGGTGATCCTCGGGAAAGACAAGTCCTTCACCTACGACTATGTGTTCGACATGGACTCCCAGCAGGACGCCATCTACAGCACATGCACCGAGAAGCTGATTGAAGGCTGCTTCGAAGGCTACAACGCCACTGTGTTTGCATATGGACAG ACGGGTTCAGGGAAGACCTACACTATGGGGACGGGCTTTGATGTCAACATTGCAGAGGAAGAACTGGGCATCGTCCCCCGCGCCGTCCATCACCTTTTTAAAAGCATTGAGCAACGGCGCCAGGCCGCCCAGGAGCAGGGACGCCCCATGCCGGAGTTTAAGATCAACGCCCAGTTCCTTGAG CTTTATAATGAGGAAGTTCTGGACCTGTTTGACTCCACACGAGACATGAAGCAAAAATCTCACATTAAGATCCACGAAGATGCCACGGGAGGAATCTACACAGTTGGTGTGACCACACGGACCGTGTCCTCAGAGGCTGAG ATGATGCAGTGCCTGAAACTGGGCGCTCTGTCTCGCACCACAGCCAGCACCCAGATGAACGTCCAGAGCTCTCGATCACACGCCATCTTCACCATCCACCTGTGCCAAGTCCGCGTTTGTGCCTCTGACAAT CAAGAAAACGAGACTGATAACAGAGTCTCCAACGGAAATTCTGAGATGGACGAGTATGAGACGCTGACAGCCAAATTTCACTTTGTTGACCTGGCCGGTTCTGAGAGGCTGAAAAGAACTGGAGCGACAGGCGATCGAGCCAAAGAGGGCATCTCCATCAACTGTGGACTG CTTGCTCTGGGGAATGTAATCAGTGCTTTGGGTGACCGGAGCAGGCGGTCATCACATGTGCCTTACAGAGACTCCAAACTGACCCGGCTTCTGCAGGACTCATTAGGAGGAAACAG CCAAACAGTGATGATAGCATGTATCAGCCCATCTGATCGTGACTTCATGGAGACGCTGAgcacattgaaatatgccaacCGAGCTCGCAACATCAAGAACAAGGTCATGGTGAACCAGGACAAGGCCAGCCAGCAGATCAGCGCTCTGAGGACGGAAATAGCTCGACTGCAGATGGAGCTGATGGAGTACAAGGCG GGTAAACGCATGGTGGGCGAGGACGGTGTGGAGAGCTTCAGTGACATGTTCCATGAGAACaccatgctgcacacagagaaTAGCAACCTGAGGGTGAGGGTGAAGGCCATGCAGGAGACCATCGATGCTCAGAGGGCACGGCTCACTCAGTTGCTTAGTGACCAAGCCAACCAAGTCCTCGCCAGAGCGG GGGAAGGAGGAACAGAGGAGATTGGAAACATGATTCAGAGCTACATCAAAGAGATTGAAGACCTCAG AGCCAAACTCCTGGAGAGTGaagctgtgaatgaaaatcTGAGGAAGAATCTGTCTCGTGCCTCCAACCGTCAGTCACTCTATGGAGGGTCTGgctccttttcctcctcactgCTGGCTCCTGAGAAGGAGACGTCTGACATCATTGAACTGGCCAAGAAAGACTTGGAGAAACTGAAGAAacgagagaaaaagaaaaagaagag ACTCCAGCAGCTcttggaagagagagagatggaggaaagggaggaggtggtggaagAGGTTGAGGATGCCAG TGTCAACAAGGAAGAAATTCCCGACAACGAGCAAGAAAAGGGCATTGAGAAGGAGATGACGGAGCGAGTCAGTGCTGACGCAGAGATG GAAATCCAGGAGGCCAGCGATcatgaggaaggagaggaggaggaagaggaggaagaggaggagatggatgTGGAAGAGAGCTCTGATGATTCTGACTCGGAGTCAGACGAAAAAG AGAACTTCCAAGCAGATCTGGCCAACATCACCTGTGAGATTGCCATCAAGCAGAAGCTGATTGATGAGCTGGAAAACAGCCAGCGGCGTCTCCACACACTCAAACAGCAGTATGAACAGAAGCTGATGATGCTGCAGTGCAAGATCAGGGACACCCAGCTGGAGAGGGACCGAGTCCTCCAGAACATGA ATTCAGTAGAAACTGGCACAGAAGACAAGACTCGCAAAATCAAGGTTGAATATGAGAAGAAGCTGAGTGTCATGAACAAGGAGCTTCATAAGCTCCAGTCTGCTCAGAAGGAACATGCCCGTCTGCTGAAGAACCAATCACAGTACGAGAAGCAGCTGAAGAAGCTTCAGATGGATGTGGCAGAAATGAAGAAGACAAAG GTCCGTCTCATGAAGCAGATGAAGGAGCAACAGGAAAAGAACAGGATGAACGAATCTCGCAGAAACCGTGAAATTGCTACCTTGAAGAAAGACCAACGCAAGCAAGAG CATCAACTGAAGTTACTGGAGGCTCAGAAGAGACAGCAGGAGCTCATTCTGAGGAGAAAGACTGAGGAG gtgaCAGCTCTGAGGAGGCAGGCCAGGCCCACCTCTGGTAAAGTCATCAGGAAAGTCAGTCTCCCAGAACCAGCAGCACAGGACTCGGCCCACAGACCCCCGTCTGGCCGCATGTACTCCTCTGGCAATGCAGCTCCGAATGGTACCCG ttctTACTACAGGCGTACAGTGGGGATTTACTCCACCAGAGTTGCTCGTAATAAATGGCAGTGCCTTGAGAGACgaatctgtgacatcatcatgcaGAGGATGACCATCTCAAATATGGAGGCCGACATGAACCGCCTTCTCAAG CAACGAGAGGAACTGACCAAGCGGAAGGAGAAGGTCCTCAGAAAGAAGGACCGTTTGACCAGGGAGGGGGCAGAGTTAGAGAAGGCGGTGCCTCCCCTCAACGAAGAAGTGGACGCGTTGACGGCCAACATCGACTACATCAATGACAGCATCGCAGATTGTCAGGCCAACATTATGCAGATGGAGGAAACCAAG GAGGAGGGTGACACATTGGACATCTCTGCTGTGATAGGTTCATGTACTCTGGGAGAGTCTCGTTTCCTTCTCGATCACTTCATGACAATGGCCATAAATAAG GGTCTGCAGGCAGCACAGAAAGAGTCCCAGGTGAAGGTGATGGAGGGCAGGCTGAAGCAGACCGAGATCACCAGTGCCACACAGAATCAGCTGCTCTTCCATATGCTGAAGGAGAAAGCAGAGTTCAACCCGGAGCTGGATGCCCTGCTGGGGAATGCTCTGCAAG AGCTAGGTAACATCCCAGCTG AAAATGGGGATGATAGCAGCAGTGATGAGTCTGCTCAGAGCCCTTCAGCAGAGGGGAC CACTTTAGCGTCAGACCTCATGAAACTATGTGGAGAAACCAAAACCAGGAATAAG GCTCGAAGGAGGACCACCACTCAGATGGAGTTGCTGTATGCAAATTCTGACTCTGTCCCCGAGGCGCCAACCGCGGACTTCTCCAGTCCAATGCTGCTGTTAGCAGAAACaccagatggaggaggagacatgGACACATCAGGCTCATCAGTCAGGGACTACACAGCTCTCTCCCCTGGCTTTTCCTCTAAAATGGGCAGCAT GGGCGTCATTAACCCTGTGCCATCCACCAAGAGCAGTCGTTCAGCGACATTGCAGTGTGTCCATGTGGCAGAGGGACATACCAAAGCTGTTCTTTGTGTGGACTGCACTGATGACCTTCTCTTCACTGGATCCAAAG ACCGGACGTGTAAGGTGTGGAACCTGGTGACCGGTCAGGAGATAATGTCACTTGCTGGTCACCCCAACAATGTGGTGTCGGTCCGCTACAGCTCCAGTTTAGTCTTCACTGTGTCGACCTCCTGCATCAAAGTCTGGGACATCCGTGACTCGGCCAAGTGCATCCGTACACTGAC GTCTTCTGGTCAGGTAAACGTTGGGGACATCTCTGCATCGAACACCAGTCGAACTGTCACCATCCCACCCGGCGAGAACCAGATCAACGAGATTGCTCTCAACCCCAACGGGTCAGTTCTCTACGCGGCTGCTGGCAACTCGGTCAGAGTCTGGGATCTGAGGAG ATTTGCATCCACTGGTAAACTTACTGGTCATCTTGGCCCCGTAATGTGTCTGACCGTGGATCAGTCCGGAAGCAACCAAGACCTGGTGATCACGGGGTCCAAGGATCATTACATTAAG CTGTTTGAAGTGACCGAGTGCTCGTTGGGGAGCATCGGCCCAACACACAACTTTGAACCTCCACATTATGATGGTATCGAGTCACTGGTGGTGCAGGGAGACTTTTTCTTCAGCGGCTCTCGAGACAACGGCATCAAGAAGTGGGACCTGGACCGCAAAGACCTGCTGCAG
- the LOC131469765 gene encoding kinesin-like protein KIF21A isoform X2, translating into MTTGQDESSVRVALRIRPQLARERIEGCHICTCVMPGEPQVILGKDKSFTYDYVFDMDSQQDAIYSTCTEKLIEGCFEGYNATVFAYGQTGSGKTYTMGTGFDVNIAEEELGIVPRAVHHLFKSIEQRRQAAQEQGRPMPEFKINAQFLELYNEEVLDLFDSTRDMKQKSHIKIHEDATGGIYTVGVTTRTVSSEAEMMQCLKLGALSRTTASTQMNVQSSRSHAIFTIHLCQVRVCASDNQENETDNRVSNGNSEMDEYETLTAKFHFVDLAGSERLKRTGATGDRAKEGISINCGLLALGNVISALGDRSRRSSHVPYRDSKLTRLLQDSLGGNSQTVMIACISPSDRDFMETLSTLKYANRARNIKNKVMVNQDKASQQISALRTEIARLQMELMEYKAGKRMVGEDGVESFSDMFHENTMLHTENSNLRVRVKAMQETIDAQRARLTQLLSDQANQVLARAGEGGTEEIGNMIQSYIKEIEDLRAKLLESEAVNENLRKNLSRASNRQSLYGGSGSFSSSLLAPEKETSDIIELAKKDLEKLKKREKKKKKRLQQLLEEREMEEREEVVEEVEDASVNKEEIPDNEQEKGIEKEMTERVSADAEMEIQEASDHEEGEEEEEEEEEEMDVEESSDDSDSESDEKENFQADLANITCEIAIKQKLIDELENSQRRLHTLKQQYEQKLMMLQCKIRDTQLERDRVLQNMNSVETGTEDKTRKIKVEYEKKLSVMNKELHKLQSAQKEHARLLKNQSQYEKQLKKLQMDVAEMKKTKVRLMKQMKEQQEKNRMNESRRNREIATLKKDQRKQEHQLKLLEAQKRQQELILRRKTEEVTALRRQARPTSGKVIRKVSLPEPAAQDSAHRPPSGRMYSSGNAAPNGTRSYYRRTVGIYSTRVARNKWQCLERRICDIIMQRMTISNMEADMNRLLKQREELTKRKEKVLRKKDRLTREGAELEKAVPPLNEEVDALTANIDYINDSIADCQANIMQMEETKEEGDTLDISAVIGSCTLGESRFLLDHFMTMAINKGLQAAQKESQVKVMEGRLKQTEITSATQNQLLFHMLKEKAEFNPELDALLGNALQENGDDSSSDESAQSPSAEGTTLASDLMKLCGETKTRNKARRRTTTQMELLYANSDSVPEAPTADFSSPMLLLAETPDGGGDMDTSGSSVRDYTALSPGFSSKMGSISGSRTSPALEKRTPEPSPLSRRKTYDRAHAAADRAKVKEIKQNNGCLHSSSSRLQRAVSHPRSDPAKGVINPVPSTKSSRSATLQCVHVAEGHTKAVLCVDCTDDLLFTGSKDRTCKVWNLVTGQEIMSLAGHPNNVVSVRYSSSLVFTVSTSCIKVWDIRDSAKCIRTLTSSGQVNVGDISASNTSRTVTIPPGENQINEIALNPNGSVLYAAAGNSVRVWDLRRFASTGKLTGHLGPVMCLTVDQSGSNQDLVITGSKDHYIKLFEVTECSLGSIGPTHNFEPPHYDGIESLVVQGDFFFSGSRDNGIKKWDLDRKDLLQQVPNAHRDWVCALGVVPGSPALLSGCRGGVLKLWHTDTLGALGELKGHESPINSISTNSSHLFTASDDRTVKIWRARGGLDSTSEVVDNADEVASN; encoded by the exons ATGACGACGGGACAGGACGAAAGCTCAGTCCGCGTGGCACTGAG GATTCGTCCTCAGTTGGCCAGGGAGAGGATCGAAGGATGTCACATCTGTACATGTGTGATGCCCGGGGAGCCTCAGGTGATCCTCGGGAAAGACAAGTCCTTCACCTACGACTATGTGTTCGACATGGACTCCCAGCAGGACGCCATCTACAGCACATGCACCGAGAAGCTGATTGAAGGCTGCTTCGAAGGCTACAACGCCACTGTGTTTGCATATGGACAG ACGGGTTCAGGGAAGACCTACACTATGGGGACGGGCTTTGATGTCAACATTGCAGAGGAAGAACTGGGCATCGTCCCCCGCGCCGTCCATCACCTTTTTAAAAGCATTGAGCAACGGCGCCAGGCCGCCCAGGAGCAGGGACGCCCCATGCCGGAGTTTAAGATCAACGCCCAGTTCCTTGAG CTTTATAATGAGGAAGTTCTGGACCTGTTTGACTCCACACGAGACATGAAGCAAAAATCTCACATTAAGATCCACGAAGATGCCACGGGAGGAATCTACACAGTTGGTGTGACCACACGGACCGTGTCCTCAGAGGCTGAG ATGATGCAGTGCCTGAAACTGGGCGCTCTGTCTCGCACCACAGCCAGCACCCAGATGAACGTCCAGAGCTCTCGATCACACGCCATCTTCACCATCCACCTGTGCCAAGTCCGCGTTTGTGCCTCTGACAAT CAAGAAAACGAGACTGATAACAGAGTCTCCAACGGAAATTCTGAGATGGACGAGTATGAGACGCTGACAGCCAAATTTCACTTTGTTGACCTGGCCGGTTCTGAGAGGCTGAAAAGAACTGGAGCGACAGGCGATCGAGCCAAAGAGGGCATCTCCATCAACTGTGGACTG CTTGCTCTGGGGAATGTAATCAGTGCTTTGGGTGACCGGAGCAGGCGGTCATCACATGTGCCTTACAGAGACTCCAAACTGACCCGGCTTCTGCAGGACTCATTAGGAGGAAACAG CCAAACAGTGATGATAGCATGTATCAGCCCATCTGATCGTGACTTCATGGAGACGCTGAgcacattgaaatatgccaacCGAGCTCGCAACATCAAGAACAAGGTCATGGTGAACCAGGACAAGGCCAGCCAGCAGATCAGCGCTCTGAGGACGGAAATAGCTCGACTGCAGATGGAGCTGATGGAGTACAAGGCG GGTAAACGCATGGTGGGCGAGGACGGTGTGGAGAGCTTCAGTGACATGTTCCATGAGAACaccatgctgcacacagagaaTAGCAACCTGAGGGTGAGGGTGAAGGCCATGCAGGAGACCATCGATGCTCAGAGGGCACGGCTCACTCAGTTGCTTAGTGACCAAGCCAACCAAGTCCTCGCCAGAGCGG GGGAAGGAGGAACAGAGGAGATTGGAAACATGATTCAGAGCTACATCAAAGAGATTGAAGACCTCAG AGCCAAACTCCTGGAGAGTGaagctgtgaatgaaaatcTGAGGAAGAATCTGTCTCGTGCCTCCAACCGTCAGTCACTCTATGGAGGGTCTGgctccttttcctcctcactgCTGGCTCCTGAGAAGGAGACGTCTGACATCATTGAACTGGCCAAGAAAGACTTGGAGAAACTGAAGAAacgagagaaaaagaaaaagaagag ACTCCAGCAGCTcttggaagagagagagatggaggaaagggaggaggtggtggaagAGGTTGAGGATGCCAG TGTCAACAAGGAAGAAATTCCCGACAACGAGCAAGAAAAGGGCATTGAGAAGGAGATGACGGAGCGAGTCAGTGCTGACGCAGAGATG GAAATCCAGGAGGCCAGCGATcatgaggaaggagaggaggaggaagaggaggaagaggaggagatggatgTGGAAGAGAGCTCTGATGATTCTGACTCGGAGTCAGACGAAAAAG AGAACTTCCAAGCAGATCTGGCCAACATCACCTGTGAGATTGCCATCAAGCAGAAGCTGATTGATGAGCTGGAAAACAGCCAGCGGCGTCTCCACACACTCAAACAGCAGTATGAACAGAAGCTGATGATGCTGCAGTGCAAGATCAGGGACACCCAGCTGGAGAGGGACCGAGTCCTCCAGAACATGA ATTCAGTAGAAACTGGCACAGAAGACAAGACTCGCAAAATCAAGGTTGAATATGAGAAGAAGCTGAGTGTCATGAACAAGGAGCTTCATAAGCTCCAGTCTGCTCAGAAGGAACATGCCCGTCTGCTGAAGAACCAATCACAGTACGAGAAGCAGCTGAAGAAGCTTCAGATGGATGTGGCAGAAATGAAGAAGACAAAG GTCCGTCTCATGAAGCAGATGAAGGAGCAACAGGAAAAGAACAGGATGAACGAATCTCGCAGAAACCGTGAAATTGCTACCTTGAAGAAAGACCAACGCAAGCAAGAG CATCAACTGAAGTTACTGGAGGCTCAGAAGAGACAGCAGGAGCTCATTCTGAGGAGAAAGACTGAGGAG gtgaCAGCTCTGAGGAGGCAGGCCAGGCCCACCTCTGGTAAAGTCATCAGGAAAGTCAGTCTCCCAGAACCAGCAGCACAGGACTCGGCCCACAGACCCCCGTCTGGCCGCATGTACTCCTCTGGCAATGCAGCTCCGAATGGTACCCG ttctTACTACAGGCGTACAGTGGGGATTTACTCCACCAGAGTTGCTCGTAATAAATGGCAGTGCCTTGAGAGACgaatctgtgacatcatcatgcaGAGGATGACCATCTCAAATATGGAGGCCGACATGAACCGCCTTCTCAAG CAACGAGAGGAACTGACCAAGCGGAAGGAGAAGGTCCTCAGAAAGAAGGACCGTTTGACCAGGGAGGGGGCAGAGTTAGAGAAGGCGGTGCCTCCCCTCAACGAAGAAGTGGACGCGTTGACGGCCAACATCGACTACATCAATGACAGCATCGCAGATTGTCAGGCCAACATTATGCAGATGGAGGAAACCAAG GAGGAGGGTGACACATTGGACATCTCTGCTGTGATAGGTTCATGTACTCTGGGAGAGTCTCGTTTCCTTCTCGATCACTTCATGACAATGGCCATAAATAAG GGTCTGCAGGCAGCACAGAAAGAGTCCCAGGTGAAGGTGATGGAGGGCAGGCTGAAGCAGACCGAGATCACCAGTGCCACACAGAATCAGCTGCTCTTCCATATGCTGAAGGAGAAAGCAGAGTTCAACCCGGAGCTGGATGCCCTGCTGGGGAATGCTCTGCAAG AAAATGGGGATGATAGCAGCAGTGATGAGTCTGCTCAGAGCCCTTCAGCAGAGGGGAC CACTTTAGCGTCAGACCTCATGAAACTATGTGGAGAAACCAAAACCAGGAATAAG GCTCGAAGGAGGACCACCACTCAGATGGAGTTGCTGTATGCAAATTCTGACTCTGTCCCCGAGGCGCCAACCGCGGACTTCTCCAGTCCAATGCTGCTGTTAGCAGAAACaccagatggaggaggagacatgGACACATCAGGCTCATCAGTCAGGGACTACACAGCTCTCTCCCCTGGCTTTTCCTCTAAAATGGGCAGCAT TTCTGGCTCCAGAACATCACCAGCGTTGGAAAAGCGAACTCCGGAGCCTTCCCCACTCTCTCGCAGGAAGACGTATGACAGGGCGCATGCAGCAGCCGACAGGGCAAAGGTCAAGGAGATTAAACA GAATAATGGATGTCTCCACTCGTCCTCCAGCCGCTTACAACGAGCTGTTTCACATCCTCGCTCCGACCCAGCAAA GGGCGTCATTAACCCTGTGCCATCCACCAAGAGCAGTCGTTCAGCGACATTGCAGTGTGTCCATGTGGCAGAGGGACATACCAAAGCTGTTCTTTGTGTGGACTGCACTGATGACCTTCTCTTCACTGGATCCAAAG ACCGGACGTGTAAGGTGTGGAACCTGGTGACCGGTCAGGAGATAATGTCACTTGCTGGTCACCCCAACAATGTGGTGTCGGTCCGCTACAGCTCCAGTTTAGTCTTCACTGTGTCGACCTCCTGCATCAAAGTCTGGGACATCCGTGACTCGGCCAAGTGCATCCGTACACTGAC GTCTTCTGGTCAGGTAAACGTTGGGGACATCTCTGCATCGAACACCAGTCGAACTGTCACCATCCCACCCGGCGAGAACCAGATCAACGAGATTGCTCTCAACCCCAACGGGTCAGTTCTCTACGCGGCTGCTGGCAACTCGGTCAGAGTCTGGGATCTGAGGAG ATTTGCATCCACTGGTAAACTTACTGGTCATCTTGGCCCCGTAATGTGTCTGACCGTGGATCAGTCCGGAAGCAACCAAGACCTGGTGATCACGGGGTCCAAGGATCATTACATTAAG CTGTTTGAAGTGACCGAGTGCTCGTTGGGGAGCATCGGCCCAACACACAACTTTGAACCTCCACATTATGATGGTATCGAGTCACTGGTGGTGCAGGGAGACTTTTTCTTCAGCGGCTCTCGAGACAACGGCATCAAGAAGTGGGACCTGGACCGCAAAGACCTGCTGCAG